A stretch of Shinella zoogloeoides DNA encodes these proteins:
- the hupB gene encoding DNA-binding protein HupB, producing the protein MNKNELVSAVAEKSGLSKTDAASAVDAVFETIQGELKNGGDVRLVGFGNFSVSRREASKGRNLSTGAEIEIPARNVPKFSAGKGLKDAVNG; encoded by the coding sequence ATGAACAAGAATGAACTCGTATCCGCAGTGGCTGAGAAGTCCGGCCTCTCCAAGACGGACGCAGCATCTGCTGTCGACGCCGTTTTCGAGACGATCCAGGGCGAACTCAAGAACGGCGGCGACGTTCGTCTCGTCGGTTTCGGCAATTTCTCCGTGTCGCGTCGCGAAGCTTCGAAGGGTCGCAACCTTTCGACCGGCGCCGAGATCGAGATCCCGGCTCGCAACGTGCCGAAGTTCTCGGCCGGCAAGGGCCTGAAGGACGCCGTCAACGGCTGA
- a CDS encoding esterase-like activity of phytase family protein, which produces MKTRSLTAALAAVLAASVAPAASAEPVFNRIASFAVAGNLPEGVDKATPSSSEIIAASEDGNTLVYSDSPNKAVGFIDITDARAPKAGGSVSFDGEPTSVTIAAGKALVAINTRESFVKPSGILAQVDLASKAVDATCDLGGQPDSIALNKDKTLAAIAIENERDEEVNDGDIPQMPAGDLVLLSLKDGVVDCGSIKHVALTGLAEVAGEDPEPEFVSFNGLDEVAVTLQENNHIVIVDGKTGTVKSHFSAGTVSLAGVDTKKDGALKFTDKVEDVAREPDAVKWLDDDRLVVANEGDWKGGARGFTIFDKQGKVLYENGPAFEREIARIGHYPDKRNKKGVEPEGLEAAKFGEDNLFFVLAERASIVGVYKDTGAEPQLLQLLPSGIAPEGAVAIPGRNLLVTANEADLVEDGGARSHVMIYERAEGEAAYPQIVSTEKDGELIGFGALSGLAPVKDKPGILYAVNDSFYASQPTIFTIDATQKPARIVDALRITRNGAPAQKLDSEGLTPDGEGGVWLANEGDADKLYAHAIIHVNEKGEIDKEIAIPAELRAGEKRFGFEGITSVGEGDDMVLWMAVQREWGDDEKGFVKLVSYKPSDKEWGAVRYPLDKTESGWIGLSEITANGDHAYIIERDNLIGEAAKLKKLYRVALADLKPVKLGGELPVVKKEEVRDLIPNLKATNGYVVDKVEGFAIDAAGNGYVVTDNDGVDDSSGETLFFGIGPINAM; this is translated from the coding sequence ATGAAAACCCGTTCGCTCACCGCTGCGCTGGCAGCGGTTCTCGCCGCATCGGTGGCCCCTGCCGCCAGCGCCGAGCCTGTATTCAACCGTATCGCGTCCTTCGCCGTTGCCGGAAACCTGCCGGAAGGCGTGGACAAGGCGACGCCGAGCTCATCCGAAATCATCGCCGCGTCCGAGGACGGCAACACGCTCGTCTATTCCGACAGCCCCAACAAGGCGGTCGGCTTCATCGATATCACCGACGCCAGGGCCCCGAAGGCCGGCGGCTCGGTCTCCTTCGACGGCGAGCCGACCTCCGTGACCATCGCCGCCGGCAAGGCGCTCGTCGCGATTAACACGCGTGAAAGCTTCGTCAAGCCCTCTGGCATTCTCGCCCAGGTCGATCTTGCCTCGAAGGCGGTCGATGCGACCTGCGACCTCGGCGGCCAGCCGGATTCCATCGCCCTCAACAAGGACAAGACCCTTGCCGCGATCGCCATCGAGAACGAGCGCGACGAAGAGGTCAATGACGGCGACATCCCGCAGATGCCGGCCGGCGACCTCGTTCTTCTCTCGCTGAAGGATGGCGTCGTCGATTGCGGTTCGATCAAGCATGTCGCCCTGACGGGCCTTGCCGAGGTTGCCGGCGAAGACCCGGAGCCCGAATTCGTTTCCTTCAACGGCCTCGACGAAGTCGCCGTCACGCTGCAGGAAAACAACCATATCGTCATCGTCGACGGCAAGACGGGTACGGTGAAGAGCCACTTCTCCGCCGGCACTGTCAGCCTCGCAGGCGTCGATACCAAGAAGGACGGTGCGCTGAAGTTCACCGACAAGGTCGAGGACGTTGCCCGCGAGCCCGACGCCGTGAAGTGGCTGGACGACGACCGCCTCGTCGTCGCCAACGAAGGCGACTGGAAGGGTGGCGCGCGCGGCTTCACCATCTTCGACAAGCAGGGCAAGGTTCTCTATGAGAACGGCCCGGCCTTTGAGCGCGAGATCGCCAGGATCGGTCACTATCCGGACAAGCGCAACAAGAAGGGCGTCGAGCCGGAAGGCCTGGAAGCCGCGAAATTCGGCGAGGACAACCTGTTCTTCGTGCTGGCCGAGCGCGCCTCCATCGTCGGCGTCTACAAGGATACCGGTGCCGAGCCGCAGCTTCTCCAGCTCCTGCCTTCGGGCATAGCACCGGAAGGCGCGGTCGCCATTCCGGGCCGCAACCTGCTCGTGACGGCCAATGAAGCCGACCTCGTCGAGGACGGCGGCGCGCGCTCGCATGTCATGATCTATGAGCGTGCGGAAGGGGAGGCCGCTTATCCGCAGATCGTCTCCACCGAGAAGGACGGCGAACTGATCGGCTTCGGCGCACTCTCTGGTCTTGCTCCGGTCAAGGACAAGCCGGGCATCCTCTATGCCGTCAACGATTCCTTCTACGCCTCGCAGCCGACGATCTTCACGATCGATGCCACGCAGAAGCCGGCGAGGATCGTCGATGCCCTTCGCATCACCCGCAACGGTGCCCCCGCGCAGAAACTCGACAGCGAAGGGCTGACGCCGGATGGTGAAGGCGGCGTCTGGCTGGCCAACGAGGGCGATGCCGACAAACTCTATGCCCACGCCATCATCCATGTGAACGAGAAAGGCGAGATCGACAAGGAAATCGCCATTCCCGCCGAGCTGCGCGCCGGCGAGAAGCGCTTCGGTTTCGAAGGCATCACCAGCGTCGGCGAAGGCGACGACATGGTGCTCTGGATGGCCGTCCAGCGCGAATGGGGCGATGACGAGAAGGGTTTTGTGAAGCTCGTCTCCTACAAGCCGTCCGATAAGGAATGGGGTGCGGTGCGCTATCCGCTCGACAAGACGGAAAGCGGCTGGATCGGGCTTTCGGAAATCACCGCGAACGGCGATCATGCCTATATCATCGAGCGTGACAACCTGATCGGCGAGGCCGCGAAGCTGAAGAAGCTCTACCGGGTCGCGCTTGCCGACCTGAAGCCCGTCAAGCTCGGTGGCGAGCTGCCTGTCGTGAAGAAGGAGGAGGTCCGCGACCTCATTCCCAATCTCAAGGCCACGAACGGCTATGTCGTCGACAAGGTGGAAGGTTTTGCCATCGATGCCGCCGGCAACGGCTATGTCGTGACAGACAATGACGGCGTCGACGACTCCTCGGGAGAAACGCTGTTCTTCGGCATCGGTCCCATCAACGCGATGTGA
- a CDS encoding MarR family winged helix-turn-helix transcriptional regulator — MNSTIEISQGMFKLYHQVSRLVNECMMDEGVSLARSKFLLLLECQGPQRSTDIACALGFAPRTVTEAIDGLERDKLVMREPDPKDRRAKIVSITDMGRTVISAAQQPQHKTIEAIFNVLTDDQKQHLKEIIRCLSEKTEELQGERDRNAGDPSAASSARSLQAVG, encoded by the coding sequence ATGAATAGCACGATAGAAATCTCCCAGGGCATGTTCAAACTCTACCATCAGGTGAGCCGCCTGGTGAATGAGTGCATGATGGACGAAGGCGTATCGCTCGCCCGCAGCAAGTTCCTGCTTCTTCTGGAATGCCAGGGGCCGCAGCGGTCGACGGATATCGCCTGCGCGCTTGGTTTCGCACCCCGCACGGTGACGGAAGCGATCGACGGTCTGGAGCGGGACAAGCTCGTCATGCGCGAGCCGGACCCGAAGGACCGCCGCGCCAAGATCGTCTCGATCACGGATATGGGCCGGACCGTCATTTCGGCCGCCCAGCAGCCGCAGCACAAGACGATCGAGGCGATCTTCAACGTCCTCACCGACGACCAGAAGCAGCACTTGAAGGAAATCATCCGCTGTCTCAGCGAGAAGACCGAGGAGTTGCAAGGGGAAAGAGACAGGAACGCAGGCGACCCGTCCGCAGCGTCATCCGCCCGCTCCCTGCAGGCCGTCGGCTAA
- a CDS encoding DNA repair exonuclease — protein MPFRFIHTADLHLDSPLASLALRNADLGDLVRGATRKALERIVDLAIAEEVDMVIVAGDLYDGSQTSMATALFLMGEMRRLEAAGIRVFIIRGNHDAQSQITRELTFPPNVHVFDGRGKPVKAGALASGREVHVHGISFAQPHAPNSLLPAFRAPVPDAVNIGLMHTSLAGASRHDPYAPVGISDLAAHGFDYWALGHIHQRRVHSQDPWIVMPGNPQGRDINEGGPKGVTLATIAEDGTISCEERPIAIAVFERLSVDLSGIEDWHGMLDRVEAALGAAKTAAGAHLVARLALTGTTPLGWRLRRDEDLLSGELQNLAASLGDCWIEAVELAVVQPQAVAEADAGPLAELGRLMHDDVAVSHAYREELRETLGDLLRQLPREARSLLAPDEAAEDALLSELALQGADAVLARLGGESGRA, from the coding sequence ATGCCTTTCCGCTTCATCCATACCGCCGACCTGCATCTCGATTCGCCGCTCGCCTCGCTCGCCCTGCGCAATGCCGATCTCGGCGATCTGGTGCGCGGCGCAACGCGCAAGGCGCTGGAGCGCATCGTCGATCTCGCCATCGCCGAAGAGGTGGATATGGTGATTGTCGCGGGCGATCTCTACGATGGCTCGCAGACCTCCATGGCGACGGCGCTCTTCCTGATGGGGGAGATGCGGCGGCTGGAGGCGGCGGGCATCCGCGTCTTCATCATTCGTGGCAACCACGATGCGCAGTCGCAGATCACGCGCGAGCTGACTTTTCCGCCGAACGTGCATGTCTTCGACGGGCGCGGCAAGCCGGTGAAGGCGGGTGCGCTGGCGAGCGGCCGGGAGGTTCACGTCCACGGCATCAGCTTCGCCCAGCCGCATGCCCCGAACTCGCTGTTGCCGGCCTTCCGCGCGCCGGTGCCGGATGCCGTCAATATCGGCCTCATGCACACCAGCCTTGCCGGCGCGAGCCGCCACGATCCCTATGCGCCGGTCGGCATTTCCGACCTTGCGGCGCATGGCTTCGATTACTGGGCGCTCGGCCATATCCATCAGCGCCGGGTGCATTCGCAGGATCCGTGGATCGTCATGCCCGGCAATCCGCAGGGCAGGGACATCAACGAGGGCGGGCCGAAGGGTGTGACGCTCGCCACCATCGCCGAGGACGGCACGATCTCCTGCGAGGAGCGCCCCATCGCCATCGCGGTCTTCGAGCGGCTTTCCGTCGATCTCTCCGGCATCGAGGACTGGCATGGCATGCTCGACCGTGTCGAGGCCGCGCTTGGCGCGGCGAAGACCGCCGCCGGCGCGCATCTCGTCGCTCGCCTGGCCTTGACCGGGACGACGCCGCTTGGCTGGCGGCTGCGGCGCGACGAGGACCTGCTTTCCGGCGAACTCCAGAACCTTGCCGCCTCGCTCGGCGATTGCTGGATCGAGGCGGTGGAACTTGCTGTGGTCCAGCCACAGGCCGTCGCGGAGGCCGATGCCGGTCCCTTGGCGGAGCTGGGCCGCCTGATGCATGACGATGTCGCGGTAAGCCACGCTTACCGCGAGGAATTGCGCGAGACGCTGGGCGATCTCCTGCGCCAGCTTCCCAGGGAGGCGCGCAGCCTGCTCGCGCCGGATGAGGCGGCGGAGGACGCTCTGCTCTCGGAGCTTGCCCTTCAGGGAGCCGACGCCGTACTTGCCCGCCTCGGCGGCGAGAGCGGGAGGGCATAG
- a CDS encoding AAA family ATPase — MRLDRLDLVRYGKFTDRSLDFGLAEPGKPDFHLVYGPNEAGKSTLFSAYLDLLFGIEKSSAYGFLHAYGLMRVGGRLSIGGERHEAYRLKRNQASLVSADDRPLPDTLFASVLGGMDRNAYRTMFSLDDESIEKGGEDILKSEGELGAMLFSASSGLSDMATGLAALKLEADEFYRPSGRKHDLSALKAEIETLAAERKALDVAARDYGALVRERDAALQRHEAVTAARAEARMALAQLERSLSALPGLRRLRALRAELGAFDLGASPPAGWRSLLAELAREEAQIAARAARAVTERAQWDEERAGLAEDDAALAAEADIAALSGSALEARFRTAAMDLAAREAERDGLAATIGAAIVALGLPPEADAAEIVPPAGLVERLNALLSRHAALTERGESARREQAEAEKALDAILRSGAASTEETGSEEALQAALGAALKAARSADLPARLRESRRHVLFSEQDAQAALARLAPWEGDAAMLAAMSVPTPEVLDSLRNRHDGATEALRRQSEQVAALELEVASARAALDALQKTTGAAGEEQASHLRSAREAAWSAHLGALDMGSAVAFEKTMREDDRATEARLRNADRLSEIRVVERTIVEGAARLDALGGETARLQRAKADIDAEVASIAGRIGFSKASLADLTLWLGQRLAALDALESLARQRGEAALVETEARALVTRLAAFLPAGIAAQTPLDEALFLAEDRLEALKAAAQARQAVAERLARAKTDAETRGKAAEAAAGELAAWQAAWDREIAGSWLASDGAPAGPDRLAALLPALQALGRNLERQQELDRRIAAMRRDQQDYRAHAERLAARLSERFDANDPLATVAGLAGRLATARTIRERREAIDKALARLAEEEGALEERRAVLVSRQSEVFSFLGCDTLTEAEMLLEAYRRRDEVLGRVEDAARTLLQQMRAETVEEAEALLSAVDDDQLAGEKADLSMRLDALDREVQEQHLARARAEEALARIAGSDAAAALEEKRRTALIDLADRSRRYLATRAGIMAAEQALRLYRERHRSAMMERASKTFRAITGGEYTGLSTMLEKDSEFLVVNAAAGGSKLAKDLSKGTRFQLYLALRVAGYHEIAASREIVPFIADDIMETFDDRRALNALSVMGEMARGGQVIYLTHHQHLRDLALEACPDVRLHEL; from the coding sequence ATGCGTCTCGACCGCCTCGATCTTGTCCGCTACGGCAAGTTCACCGACCGTAGCCTCGATTTCGGCCTGGCGGAACCCGGAAAGCCGGATTTCCACCTCGTCTACGGTCCCAACGAGGCCGGCAAGTCGACGCTGTTTTCCGCCTATCTCGACCTGCTCTTCGGTATCGAGAAGTCGAGCGCCTACGGCTTCCTGCACGCCTATGGCCTGATGCGCGTCGGCGGCCGGCTTTCCATCGGAGGAGAGCGGCACGAGGCCTATCGCTTGAAGCGCAACCAGGCCTCGCTGGTATCGGCCGATGACAGGCCGCTGCCGGATACGCTCTTCGCGTCCGTGCTGGGCGGCATGGACCGCAATGCCTATCGCACCATGTTCTCGCTCGACGACGAGAGCATCGAGAAGGGGGGCGAGGACATCCTGAAGAGCGAAGGCGAGCTTGGGGCGATGCTCTTTTCCGCCAGCTCCGGCCTTTCCGACATGGCGACGGGTCTTGCGGCGCTCAAGTTGGAGGCGGACGAGTTCTACCGCCCGTCCGGCCGCAAGCATGACCTGTCCGCGCTCAAGGCCGAGATCGAGACGCTCGCCGCCGAGCGCAAGGCGCTGGATGTCGCGGCGCGCGACTATGGCGCGCTCGTGCGCGAACGCGACGCGGCCCTGCAGCGCCATGAGGCGGTGACGGCGGCCCGTGCCGAGGCGCGCATGGCGCTGGCCCAGCTTGAACGCAGCCTTTCCGCTCTTCCCGGCCTGCGGCGCCTGCGCGCGCTGCGGGCCGAGCTCGGCGCCTTCGACCTCGGCGCTTCGCCGCCCGCCGGCTGGCGCTCCCTGCTGGCCGAACTTGCCCGCGAGGAGGCGCAGATCGCGGCGCGGGCGGCGCGGGCCGTCACCGAGCGCGCGCAATGGGACGAGGAGCGCGCGGGGCTTGCCGAGGACGACGCGGCGCTGGCCGCCGAGGCCGACATCGCGGCTCTGTCCGGCTCCGCCCTCGAAGCCCGCTTCCGCACCGCCGCCATGGACCTTGCCGCCCGCGAGGCCGAGCGAGACGGGCTTGCCGCGACCATCGGTGCGGCCATCGTCGCCCTCGGCCTGCCGCCGGAGGCCGATGCGGCGGAGATCGTGCCTCCCGCCGGGCTGGTCGAAAGGCTCAATGCGCTTCTCTCCCGCCATGCCGCATTGACCGAACGCGGCGAAAGCGCCCGGCGCGAGCAGGCGGAGGCGGAAAAAGCACTGGACGCCATCCTTCGCTCCGGCGCGGCGTCGACGGAGGAAACCGGGAGCGAGGAGGCGCTTCAGGCCGCCCTTGGCGCGGCCCTCAAGGCTGCCCGCTCTGCCGACCTGCCGGCCCGCCTGCGGGAAAGCCGCCGTCACGTCCTCTTTTCCGAGCAGGATGCGCAAGCCGCATTGGCGCGCCTTGCGCCGTGGGAAGGCGATGCCGCGATGCTGGCGGCCATGAGCGTTCCGACGCCGGAGGTTCTCGACAGCCTGCGCAATCGGCATGACGGCGCGACCGAGGCCCTGCGCCGGCAAAGCGAGCAGGTCGCCGCCCTGGAACTGGAGGTCGCTTCGGCCCGCGCCGCGCTCGATGCGCTGCAGAAGACAACCGGCGCGGCCGGCGAGGAACAGGCATCGCACTTGCGCTCGGCGCGCGAGGCCGCATGGAGCGCGCATCTCGGCGCGCTCGACATGGGGTCTGCCGTGGCATTCGAAAAGACCATGCGCGAGGACGACCGGGCGACGGAAGCGCGCCTGCGCAACGCCGACCGGCTTTCGGAAATCCGCGTCGTGGAACGCACCATCGTCGAGGGAGCCGCGCGGCTCGATGCTCTCGGCGGCGAGACGGCCCGCCTGCAACGGGCGAAGGCGGATATCGATGCGGAGGTGGCCTCGATTGCCGGTCGCATCGGATTTTCCAAGGCGTCCCTGGCGGATCTAACGCTCTGGCTCGGGCAGCGGCTGGCGGCGCTGGACGCGCTGGAAAGCCTCGCCCGGCAGAGGGGCGAGGCGGCGCTTGTGGAGACGGAAGCGCGCGCGCTCGTGACGCGGCTTGCTGCATTCCTGCCGGCCGGCATTGCCGCGCAGACGCCGCTGGACGAGGCGCTTTTCCTCGCCGAGGACCGGCTCGAGGCGTTGAAAGCCGCCGCTCAGGCGCGGCAGGCCGTTGCCGAGCGTCTGGCTCGGGCGAAGACGGACGCCGAAACGCGCGGGAAGGCCGCGGAGGCGGCGGCTGGCGAGCTTGCCGCGTGGCAGGCGGCATGGGACCGCGAGATTGCCGGAAGCTGGCTTGCGTCCGACGGTGCGCCGGCCGGGCCGGACCGTCTCGCCGCGCTGCTGCCCGCCTTACAGGCGCTCGGCCGCAATCTCGAGCGGCAGCAGGAACTGGACCGCCGCATCGCCGCCATGCGCCGCGACCAGCAGGACTATCGCGCCCATGCGGAACGGCTTGCCGCGCGTCTGTCCGAGCGGTTCGATGCGAACGATCCGCTCGCCACCGTCGCGGGCCTTGCGGGTCGTCTGGCCACGGCGCGGACGATTCGCGAGCGGCGTGAAGCGATAGACAAGGCGCTGGCGCGCCTTGCCGAGGAGGAGGGCGCGCTGGAGGAGCGGCGCGCCGTTCTCGTCTCGCGCCAGTCCGAAGTCTTTTCCTTCCTCGGCTGCGATACGCTGACCGAGGCCGAAATGCTGCTCGAAGCCTACCGCAGGCGCGACGAGGTTCTAGGCCGCGTCGAGGATGCGGCGCGCACGCTGTTGCAGCAGATGCGCGCCGAGACCGTCGAGGAGGCCGAGGCGCTGCTTTCCGCAGTCGACGACGACCAGCTTGCGGGCGAGAAGGCCGATCTTTCCATGCGCCTCGATGCGTTGGACCGGGAGGTGCAGGAACAGCACCTGGCGCGGGCGCGGGCGGAGGAGGCGTTGGCCCGGATCGCCGGCAGCGACGCGGCGGCGGCGCTGGAGGAGAAGCGGCGCACGGCGCTCATCGACCTTGCGGACAGATCGCGCCGCTACCTTGCGACCCGCGCCGGCATCATGGCTGCGGAGCAGGCGCTGCGGCTCTATCGCGAGCGTCACCGCAGCGCGATGATGGAGCGCGCCTCGAAGACCTTCCGCGCGATCACCGGCGGCGAATATACGGGGCTTTCCACGATGCTGGAGAAGGACAGCGAGTTCCTCGTCGTCAATGCGGCCGCCGGCGGCTCCAAGCTGGCGAAGGACCTTTCCAAGGGCACGCGCTTCCAGCTCTATCTCGCCCTGCGCGTCGCCGGCTATCACGAGATTGCCGCCAGCCGGGAGATCGTGCCCTTTATCGCAGACGACATCATGGAGACCTTCGACGACCGGCGCGCGCTGAACGCGCTCAGCGTGATGGGCGAGATGGCAAGGGGCGGGCAGGTGATCTATCTTACGCACCATCAGCATCTGCGCGACCTTGCGCTTGAGGCCTGCCCGGACGTGAGGCTGCATGAATTGTGA
- the secD gene encoding protein translocase subunit SecD: MKTSKWALFVTAAIILFGVLAAVPNVLTPEQQAKFGRYLPANPVTLGLDLKGGSHLVLEVDAAALRKARMDVLLNDTRAILRTAGERASAARLSGTTLTVTLPDQEAFDKVLPEVRKLAAPTSTLGFGAGSSDIDVATSGLVINVTLTEAGVNERMSAAVEQSLEIIRRRVDQVGVAEPLIQRVGGDRILVQLPGLQDPTRLRQLLGSTAQMSFHMVDQTVDPNGVAPRGVMILPGANDNNKYAVEERVAISGDRLADAKAGFDQRTNEPIVSFSFDSTGARQFAEITQANVGKPFAIVLDGKVLTAPVIREPIIGGQGQISGNFNPQEATVLSALLRSGALPAPLTIIEERTVGPNLGSDSIRMGLYTGLAGLAAVVVLMQVLYGSWGLIANLGLVLHTILTIGLLGILGSTLTLPGIAGIILGIGMAVDANILINARIREETAAGAGAMKALDVGFNKAYATIVDGNMTTMVGMILLFMFGSGPVRGFAITMIIGLAISMFTSITFVRFLMREAVIVRKMKKIEIHSLFGKVWEIPTFSFMRGRYIAIAMSAFISTSSVILFFTPGLNYGIDFVGGIQVEATSKTPIDLAPLREKMEGLNLGEVALQEFGQGTSVLVRVQRQPGGEEVQTAALQKIRDGVAEVIPDANFERTEVVGPTVSTELARSGFLAVGLGMLAILIYIWWRFEWHFAVGAIATLVLDITKMIGFFSLMQIDFNLTAIAAVLTLIGYSVNDKVVVYDRMRENLRKYKSMPFSDLIDLSINQVVMRCIFTSLAVAVSLLPMAIWGGDTVKPFAWPMLFGVIVATTSSIYIGGPILLFLNRFWKDREGSRAPGSAGTPAAES; encoded by the coding sequence ATGAAAACCTCCAAATGGGCATTGTTTGTCACCGCCGCCATCATCCTTTTCGGGGTGCTTGCGGCCGTGCCGAACGTGCTGACGCCTGAACAGCAGGCGAAATTCGGGCGCTACCTGCCCGCCAATCCCGTCACCCTCGGCCTCGACCTGAAGGGCGGCTCGCACCTCGTTCTCGAAGTGGACGCCGCCGCGCTCCGCAAGGCGCGCATGGACGTGCTGCTCAACGATACGCGCGCCATTCTGCGCACCGCCGGCGAACGCGCCTCGGCCGCCCGCCTGAGCGGTACGACGCTGACGGTCACGCTGCCGGATCAGGAGGCCTTCGACAAGGTTCTGCCGGAAGTGCGCAAGCTCGCCGCACCGACCTCGACCCTCGGCTTCGGCGCCGGCTCGTCCGATATCGACGTCGCGACCAGCGGTCTCGTCATCAACGTCACGCTGACGGAAGCCGGCGTCAACGAGCGCATGTCGGCCGCCGTCGAGCAGAGCCTCGAGATCATCCGCCGCCGCGTCGACCAGGTCGGCGTCGCCGAGCCGCTCATCCAGCGCGTCGGCGGCGACCGCATCCTCGTCCAGCTCCCGGGCCTGCAGGATCCGACGCGCCTGCGTCAGCTCCTCGGCTCGACCGCGCAGATGAGCTTCCACATGGTCGATCAGACCGTGGACCCGAACGGCGTCGCCCCGCGCGGCGTGATGATCCTGCCTGGCGCCAACGATAACAACAAATACGCCGTCGAAGAGCGCGTCGCCATTTCCGGCGACCGTCTTGCCGACGCCAAGGCCGGCTTCGACCAGCGCACGAACGAGCCGATCGTCTCGTTCAGCTTCGATTCCACCGGCGCGCGCCAGTTCGCCGAAATCACGCAGGCCAATGTCGGGAAACCCTTCGCCATCGTCCTCGACGGCAAGGTGCTGACCGCGCCGGTCATCCGCGAGCCGATCATCGGCGGCCAGGGCCAGATCTCCGGCAACTTCAACCCGCAGGAAGCGACCGTGCTTTCGGCGCTGCTGCGCTCCGGCGCGCTGCCGGCCCCGCTCACCATCATCGAGGAACGCACCGTCGGCCCGAACCTCGGTTCGGACTCGATCCGCATGGGTCTCTATACGGGTCTCGCCGGCCTTGCCGCCGTCGTGGTGCTGATGCAGGTGCTCTACGGCTCCTGGGGTCTTATCGCCAATCTCGGCCTCGTGCTGCACACGATCCTCACCATCGGCCTGCTCGGCATTCTCGGCTCCACGCTGACCCTGCCCGGCATTGCCGGTATCATCCTCGGCATCGGTATGGCGGTGGACGCCAACATCCTGATCAACGCCCGTATCCGCGAAGAGACGGCGGCGGGGGCGGGGGCCATGAAGGCGCTCGATGTCGGCTTCAACAAGGCCTATGCCACCATCGTCGACGGCAACATGACGACCATGGTCGGCATGATCCTCCTCTTCATGTTCGGCTCGGGTCCGGTGCGCGGCTTCGCCATCACCATGATCATCGGCCTTGCGATCTCGATGTTCACCTCGATCACCTTCGTGCGCTTCCTGATGCGCGAGGCCGTGATCGTGCGGAAGATGAAGAAGATCGAGATCCACTCGCTCTTCGGCAAGGTCTGGGAAATCCCGACCTTCTCCTTCATGCGCGGCCGCTATATCGCCATCGCCATGTCGGCCTTCATCTCGACGAGTTCGGTCATCCTGTTCTTCACGCCGGGCCTCAATTACGGCATCGACTTCGTCGGTGGCATCCAGGTGGAAGCGACCTCCAAGACGCCGATCGACCTCGCGCCGCTGCGTGAGAAGATGGAAGGCCTCAACCTCGGTGAAGTCGCGTTGCAGGAGTTCGGCCAGGGCACGTCGGTCCTCGTCCGTGTCCAGCGTCAGCCGGGCGGTGAAGAGGTGCAGACCGCAGCTCTCCAGAAGATCCGCGATGGCGTTGCCGAAGTGATTCCGGACGCGAACTTCGAGCGCACGGAAGTGGTCGGCCCGACGGTCAGCACCGAGCTTGCCCGCTCCGGCTTCCTCGCCGTTGGCCTCGGCATGCTCGCCATCCTGATCTACATCTGGTGGCGCTTCGAATGGCACTTCGCCGTGGGCGCCATCGCCACGCTGGTCCTGGATATCACCAAGATGATCGGCTTCTTCTCGCTGATGCAGATCGACTTCAACCTGACGGCCATCGCCGCCGTGCTGACGCTGATCGGCTACTCGGTCAACGACAAGGTGGTGGTGTACGACCGTATGCGCGAGAACCTGCGCAAGTACAAGTCGATGCCCTTCTCGGATCTCATCGACCTGTCGATCAACCAGGTGGTCATGCGATGCATCTTCACCTCGCTCGCCGTCGCGGTCTCGCTGCTGCCGATGGCGATCTGGGGTGGCGATACGGTCAAGCCCTTCGCCTGGCCGATGCTGTTCGGCGTCATCGTCGCGACGACCTCGTCGATCTATATCGGTGGCCCGATCCTGCTGTTCCTCAACCGTTTCTGGAAGGACCGCGAGGGATCGCGGGCGCCCGGTTCGGCCGGAACGCCGGCCGCGGAAAGCTGA